One genomic region from Terriglobus aquaticus encodes:
- a CDS encoding DUF1440 domain-containing protein — MAKEAHQLTHPTHSLLKGAVAGLVGGLIATGAKTLAESFYPPRIHGERNPTEVTVEKLGADSKQTSSKKAQAEGVHWAFGALAGAAYGVVAEVYPQVTARNGITFGMTLMAFAHEGALPALGLSAEPKDQKPREQRSEMVTHVVYGLVAETVRKVVRKAL; from the coding sequence ATGGCGAAAGAAGCGCACCAACTCACGCATCCCACGCACAGCCTGTTGAAGGGCGCCGTAGCCGGTCTGGTCGGCGGCCTGATCGCCACCGGAGCGAAGACGCTCGCTGAAAGCTTCTACCCGCCGCGCATCCATGGTGAGCGCAATCCGACCGAGGTCACGGTCGAAAAGTTGGGCGCGGACAGCAAGCAGACCTCTTCGAAAAAGGCGCAAGCCGAGGGTGTGCACTGGGCCTTTGGAGCTCTCGCCGGCGCTGCCTACGGCGTCGTCGCAGAGGTGTATCCGCAGGTGACCGCGCGCAACGGCATCACCTTTGGCATGACCCTCATGGCCTTTGCGCACGAGGGTGCCCTGCCGGCGCTCGGCCTTTCCGCCGAGCCGAAGGACCAGAAGCCGCGCGAGCAGCGCAGTGAAATGGTCACGCACGTGGTCTACGGCTTGGTAGCGGAGACTGTGCGCAAAGTCGTCCGTAAAGCGCTTTAG
- the trxB gene encoding thioredoxin-disulfide reductase, with protein MTENPSVPTQAKDGEPAGDIRDAANDVRDTVILGSGCSGLTAAIYTARSNLKPLVIEGHEPGGQLSITTLVENFPGWPDGVQGPELVENMRKQATKFGAELEMGHLVAADLHKSPIELDFGTKKIKTRTLIVASGASARWLGLPSEQALIGHGVSSCATCDGFFFMDKTICVIGGGDSAMEEAIFLTRFAKKVYLIHRSASFRASKIMLERAMAHPQIEFLTNTVVEEVLGVEEKEVRGIRIRNVESGEVKEIALEGFFLGIGHIPNAKFFEGQMDLDEDGYILSKDNVFTTRNGEVIPGVFCSGDVQDRRYRQAITAAGTGCMAALEVEKYLEEQGR; from the coding sequence ATGACAGAGAATCCGTCCGTTCCAACACAAGCAAAGGATGGCGAGCCGGCGGGCGACATCCGCGATGCAGCCAACGACGTCCGCGACACCGTGATCCTTGGTTCCGGCTGCAGCGGCCTGACCGCGGCGATCTACACCGCGCGTTCCAACCTGAAGCCGCTGGTGATCGAAGGTCACGAGCCGGGTGGGCAGTTGAGCATCACCACGCTGGTCGAGAACTTTCCCGGCTGGCCCGATGGCGTGCAGGGACCGGAGCTTGTCGAGAACATGCGCAAGCAGGCGACCAAGTTTGGCGCCGAGCTGGAGATGGGCCACCTGGTCGCGGCAGACCTGCACAAATCGCCAATCGAGCTGGACTTTGGCACCAAGAAGATCAAGACACGCACGCTGATTGTGGCGAGTGGCGCAAGCGCACGCTGGTTGGGACTGCCTAGCGAGCAGGCGCTGATCGGGCATGGCGTTTCCTCATGCGCCACCTGCGATGGCTTCTTCTTCATGGACAAGACCATCTGCGTGATCGGCGGCGGTGACAGCGCGATGGAAGAAGCCATCTTTCTGACGCGCTTTGCGAAGAAGGTGTACCTGATCCACCGCTCCGCCAGCTTCCGCGCGAGCAAGATCATGCTGGAGCGAGCGATGGCGCACCCGCAGATCGAATTCTTGACCAACACCGTGGTGGAAGAGGTGCTAGGCGTGGAAGAGAAGGAAGTCCGCGGCATCCGCATTCGCAACGTGGAGTCGGGCGAGGTGAAGGAGATCGCGCTGGAAGGCTTCTTCCTGGGCATCGGCCACATCCCGAACGCGAAGTTCTTCGAAGGCCAGATGGACCTGGACGAGGACGGCTACATTCTGAGCAAGGACAACGTGTTCACCACGCGCAATGGAGAGGTGATTCCGGGCGTCTTCTGCTCTGGCGATGTGCAGGACCGGCGCTATCGGCAAGCCATCACGGCCGCTGGTACGGGCTGCATGGCTGCGCTGGAAGTGGAGAAGTACCTGGAAGAGCAGGGGCGGTAA
- a CDS encoding DUF4188 domain-containing protein: MAKIQAGRFAAKIEGDFVVFYIGARINRFTAVSKWLPVTLAMPRMIRELIAQPELGFLHAEPALAPPRTVALVQYWRSFDHLHAYAHARDRAHLPAWAAFNKAARGNTAVGIFHETYLVQAGSYESIYADMPVWGLGKAGSLVQAVGSMHNASQRIGREVRGDSNAPSD; the protein is encoded by the coding sequence ATGGCTAAGATTCAGGCAGGGCGTTTTGCGGCAAAGATCGAAGGCGACTTTGTGGTGTTTTACATTGGTGCCCGTATCAACCGGTTCACCGCCGTAAGCAAATGGCTGCCGGTCACGCTGGCCATGCCGCGCATGATCCGCGAGCTGATCGCGCAGCCGGAGCTTGGCTTTCTGCATGCGGAGCCAGCGCTGGCTCCGCCGCGGACGGTGGCGCTGGTGCAGTACTGGCGCAGCTTTGACCACCTGCACGCTTACGCGCATGCTCGCGATAGGGCGCACCTGCCGGCCTGGGCGGCGTTCAACAAGGCGGCGCGCGGCAACACGGCGGTCGGCATCTTCCACGAGACGTACCTAGTGCAGGCGGGCAGCTACGAGAGCATTTACGCCGACATGCCGGTGTGGGGCCTGGGCAAGGCGGGCTCGCTAGTGCAGGCGGTGGGCAGCATGCACAATGCCTCGCAGCGCATTGGCCGCGAGGTTCGCGGAGACTCGAACGCGCCGAGCGACTAA
- a CDS encoding YggS family pyridoxal phosphate-dependent enzyme gives MSIAENLQRVRREVDEACERAGREPGSVQVMAVSKTHGPKLVAEAFHAGQRLFGESRVQEWEHKREQLHTLLGEGVGEIDMHLIGNLQNNKTSKAAWLYSAVDSVDTIKVAERLNAPCAQAGKVLPVLIEVKLSEEATKHGVDPYAVPGLVRRIHEDLEGLEVRGLMMVPPYSDDPEEARPFFRKLREIRDEAQQATGIALPDLSMGMTHDFAVAIAEGSTCVRVGTAIFGLREYATTPQEEA, from the coding sequence ATGTCGATTGCAGAGAACCTCCAGCGCGTGCGGCGCGAGGTGGATGAGGCGTGTGAGCGCGCGGGGCGCGAGCCGGGCAGCGTGCAGGTGATGGCGGTCAGCAAGACGCACGGGCCGAAGCTGGTGGCCGAAGCCTTTCACGCTGGGCAGCGCCTGTTTGGCGAGAGCCGCGTGCAGGAGTGGGAGCACAAGCGCGAGCAGTTGCACACGCTGCTGGGCGAAGGCGTGGGCGAGATCGACATGCACCTGATCGGCAACCTGCAGAACAACAAGACAAGCAAGGCCGCTTGGCTGTATAGCGCGGTGGACTCGGTGGACACGATCAAGGTGGCGGAGCGGCTGAACGCTCCGTGCGCGCAGGCGGGCAAGGTGTTGCCGGTGCTGATCGAGGTGAAGCTGAGCGAGGAAGCGACGAAGCACGGCGTGGACCCGTATGCCGTACCCGGTCTGGTGCGCCGCATTCACGAGGACTTGGAAGGGCTGGAGGTGCGCGGGCTGATGATGGTGCCGCCCTACAGCGATGACCCGGAGGAGGCGCGTCCGTTCTTCCGCAAGCTGCGCGAGATCCGCGACGAAGCGCAGCAGGCGACCGGCATTGCCCTGCCCGACTTGAGCATGGGCATGACGCATGACTTCGCCGTCGCGATTGCGGAGGGCTCAACGTGCGTGCGCGTGGGCACCGCGATCTTTGGATTGCGGGAGTATGCAACGACTCCGCAGGAAGAGGCCTAG
- a CDS encoding class I SAM-dependent rRNA methyltransferase, with amino-acid sequence MNRRGNTPSRPSNPASRKAASPRDAISARGKDQPLRYAEADLAGPAAVVSRRAADRLRAGHLWVYRSEVESLIPALGHAEIQPGALVTILDARQIPLGSALFSSSSELTLRKVSSEPRLSRGEYLDETRERVRRALALRAPMLASGDTDSLRLIFAEADNLPGILADRYNDLVILQLLAQGTAQDDLREVLAAELATAGVRAIVERPDPRIRELEQLAPAPAAPLLSTSGDEALTTTFTLNGLRFQYDANSGQKTGAFLDQRLNYAAAAKHARGRGLDVCTYQGGFALHLARGAAQGRCDHVTAIDQSRSALEIAEANYTRNREAHALAPMEFVEADAFELLRHYDSTGERFDTVVLDPPAFAKSRRAVEGALRGYKELNLRAVRMLNAGGTLVTCSCSHHIALADFTEAIASAAADAGRHVRLLETRAAAPDHPEVLTLPETRYLKCLILAVD; translated from the coding sequence ATGAATCGACGCGGCAACACACCCTCTCGGCCCAGCAATCCCGCGTCCCGCAAAGCGGCTTCACCCCGCGACGCGATCAGCGCCCGCGGCAAAGACCAGCCTCTCCGCTACGCCGAGGCCGATCTGGCCGGCCCCGCCGCGGTCGTCAGCCGCCGCGCCGCCGATCGCCTGCGTGCCGGTCACCTCTGGGTCTACCGGTCCGAGGTCGAATCGCTCATTCCAGCGCTTGGTCATGCCGAGATCCAGCCAGGTGCGCTCGTCACCATTCTGGACGCACGCCAAATCCCGCTGGGCTCCGCACTTTTCAGCAGCAGCTCCGAACTCACCCTGCGCAAGGTCAGCAGCGAACCGCGGCTCTCCCGCGGCGAATACCTGGATGAGACCCGCGAACGCGTCCGCCGCGCGCTGGCTCTGCGCGCGCCCATGCTGGCGAGCGGAGATACCGATTCACTGCGCCTCATCTTTGCGGAAGCCGACAACCTGCCCGGCATCCTGGCCGACCGCTACAACGACCTTGTCATCCTGCAACTGCTCGCGCAGGGCACAGCGCAGGATGACCTGCGCGAAGTTCTCGCTGCCGAACTCGCCACGGCCGGCGTCCGGGCGATCGTGGAACGCCCCGATCCGCGAATTCGTGAGCTGGAGCAGCTGGCACCTGCGCCCGCCGCGCCTCTCTTGTCCACCAGCGGAGACGAGGCGCTCACCACCACCTTCACCCTCAATGGCTTGCGGTTTCAGTACGACGCCAACAGCGGACAAAAGACCGGCGCCTTCCTCGATCAGCGGCTGAACTATGCCGCTGCCGCGAAGCACGCTCGCGGCCGTGGGCTGGACGTCTGCACCTACCAGGGCGGCTTCGCGCTGCACCTGGCGCGCGGCGCTGCGCAAGGTCGCTGTGACCACGTCACCGCCATCGACCAGAGCCGCAGTGCCCTCGAAATCGCGGAAGCCAACTACACCCGCAATCGCGAAGCGCACGCCCTTGCGCCCATGGAGTTCGTGGAGGCCGACGCCTTCGAACTGCTTCGCCACTACGACAGCACCGGTGAGCGCTTCGACACCGTCGTGCTCGATCCGCCTGCGTTCGCCAAGTCCCGCCGCGCTGTCGAAGGTGCGCTGCGCGGCTACAAGGAATTGAACCTGCGCGCTGTGCGCATGCTCAACGCCGGTGGCACGCTCGTCACCTGCTCCTGCTCGCACCATATCGCGCTGGCTGACTTCACGGAAGCGATCGCCTCCGCCGCTGCCGACGCCGGCCGCCACGTCCGCCTGCTCGAAACCCGCGCCGCCGCACCCGACCATCCGGAGGTTCTCACGCTGCCGGAGACGCGCTATCTGAAGTGCCTGATCCTAGCCGTGGACTAG
- a CDS encoding tagaturonate epimerase family protein, translating into MQFPKFSFGMGDRFAHQAKAQLQACMLAAQQGADVTPVWNKSNREHLIIGSEPTGTREAADAAVKEMGWTKPYFLDADHINLKTYERFVAPCDFFTIDVADNIGQKSDETEIAKFVERHPELIGEITIPRIDQPFRTDKAFVEKTAKQFLAAVQHAGEIYRAIAAAKGNENFVAEISMDETDAPQTPVELLIILAAISDEKVPIQTIAPKFTGRFNKGVDYGGDLQQFAKEFREDLATIAYAVEKYNLPKTLKLSVHSGSDKYSIYPAIREGLQAFDAGVHVKTAGTTWLEEVIGLAEAGGDALELAKEIYAQAYAHADELCAPYATVIDIKKDNLPTPETVDGWSSEQFVKALQHRSPAEAGDLPEYNPDFRQLLHVGFKVAAKLGKRYTDTLEANEEVVARNVTKNLFERHIRPIFLG; encoded by the coding sequence ATGCAGTTTCCCAAGTTTTCGTTCGGCATGGGCGACCGTTTCGCCCACCAGGCCAAGGCGCAGTTGCAGGCCTGCATGCTTGCTGCGCAACAGGGCGCGGACGTGACGCCGGTGTGGAACAAGTCGAACCGCGAGCACCTGATCATCGGCAGCGAGCCGACCGGAACGCGCGAGGCTGCGGACGCCGCGGTAAAGGAAATGGGCTGGACGAAGCCGTACTTCCTGGATGCCGACCACATCAACCTGAAGACCTATGAGCGCTTTGTGGCGCCGTGCGACTTCTTCACCATCGACGTGGCGGACAACATCGGCCAGAAGAGCGATGAGACGGAGATCGCGAAGTTCGTCGAGCGCCACCCGGAGCTGATCGGCGAGATCACCATCCCGCGCATCGACCAGCCGTTCCGCACGGATAAGGCGTTTGTCGAGAAGACGGCCAAGCAGTTCCTCGCCGCGGTGCAGCACGCGGGCGAAATCTACCGAGCAATCGCCGCGGCAAAGGGCAACGAGAATTTCGTCGCCGAGATCAGCATGGACGAGACTGACGCACCTCAGACGCCTGTCGAGCTCCTGATCATCCTGGCTGCGATCAGCGATGAAAAGGTGCCGATCCAGACGATTGCGCCCAAGTTCACCGGGCGCTTCAACAAGGGCGTGGACTACGGTGGCGACCTGCAGCAGTTCGCGAAGGAGTTCCGCGAAGACCTTGCAACGATTGCGTACGCGGTCGAGAAATACAACCTGCCGAAGACCCTGAAGCTGAGCGTGCATTCCGGGTCGGACAAGTACTCGATCTACCCGGCGATTCGCGAGGGGCTGCAGGCGTTCGATGCCGGCGTTCACGTGAAGACGGCCGGAACCACGTGGCTGGAAGAGGTGATCGGTCTGGCAGAAGCCGGTGGAGACGCCCTGGAACTGGCAAAGGAGATCTACGCACAGGCCTATGCGCACGCGGATGAGCTGTGCGCCCCATACGCAACGGTGATCGACATAAAAAAAGACAACCTGCCCACGCCCGAGACGGTGGACGGCTGGTCGAGCGAGCAGTTTGTGAAGGCGCTGCAGCATCGCTCGCCTGCAGAGGCTGGCGACCTGCCGGAGTACAACCCGGATTTCCGGCAGCTCTTGCACGTCGGTTTCAAAGTGGCGGCAAAGCTGGGCAAGCGCTACACCGACACGCTGGAAGCCAACGAAGAGGTGGTCGCACGCAACGTGACGAAGAACCTGTTCGAGCGGCATATCCGGCCCATCTTCCTGGGCTGA
- a CDS encoding pectinesterase family protein, producing MQRRACFSLGVCAAAGLLMGSGSAAAAGLPVLQVGPQAKFHTVQAAIDAAPQTGAEIRLAPGKYREKIHISTPNLYLVGTGKTPGDVVLSWDDSAKSAGGTGKSGSVTVEADGFEAENLTVENTWQNEHERTQEGSQAVALLLRSDRAVLDNVRLIGAQDTLYADSRTCHENLPSDGSAPKEPQPACRASREYFRDVYIEGDVDYIFGDAQAVFDRCELHPRHHPTVMFTAQSRHFLEEVSGYYFLHSSITGDRSTFDGSEKLVLGRPWRDYSTVWFYDTEIEPTITADGWSDWNGRLKTSEYREYKSHGPGVNGGQRIVSYPPLTKEVEKGLTPQALLRGTDGWNPVKAADRLWKAR from the coding sequence ATGCAAAGACGCGCGTGTTTCAGCCTGGGCGTATGCGCTGCGGCAGGGTTGCTGATGGGTAGCGGCTCTGCCGCAGCCGCAGGCCTGCCCGTGCTGCAGGTGGGACCGCAGGCGAAGTTCCACACCGTGCAGGCAGCGATCGATGCGGCGCCACAGACGGGCGCGGAGATACGGCTCGCGCCGGGTAAATATCGCGAGAAGATCCACATCTCCACACCGAACCTGTACCTGGTGGGTACGGGCAAAACGCCGGGCGATGTGGTGCTGAGTTGGGACGACTCGGCGAAGAGTGCGGGCGGCACGGGCAAGAGCGGCAGCGTGACCGTGGAGGCGGACGGCTTCGAAGCCGAAAATCTGACAGTTGAGAATACCTGGCAGAACGAGCACGAGCGCACCCAGGAGGGGTCGCAGGCCGTGGCGTTGCTGCTGCGAAGCGACCGTGCCGTGCTGGACAACGTTCGCCTGATTGGAGCACAGGACACCCTGTATGCGGACAGTCGCACGTGCCATGAGAATCTGCCCAGTGATGGCAGTGCGCCGAAGGAGCCGCAACCCGCGTGCCGTGCATCGCGCGAGTACTTCCGTGACGTGTACATCGAAGGCGATGTGGACTACATCTTCGGCGATGCGCAGGCGGTGTTCGATCGCTGCGAACTGCATCCGCGACACCACCCGACGGTCATGTTTACGGCGCAGAGCCGGCACTTTCTGGAGGAGGTGTCGGGATATTACTTTCTGCACTCCAGCATTACAGGGGATCGCAGCACATTCGACGGCTCGGAGAAGCTGGTGCTCGGCCGGCCCTGGCGCGACTACTCCACCGTATGGTTCTACGACACTGAGATCGAGCCGACGATCACAGCGGATGGATGGAGCGACTGGAACGGACGCTTGAAGACGAGCGAGTACCGCGAATACAAATCGCATGGACCGGGTGTGAATGGTGGGCAGCGAATCGTGAGCTATCCACCGCTGACAAAGGAAGTGGAGAAAGGCCTGACGCCCCAGGCTCTGCTGCGCGGGACGGATGGGTGGAACCCGGTGAAGGCAGCGGATCGACTATGGAAGGCACGATGA
- a CDS encoding glycoside hydrolase family 88/105 protein, giving the protein MNRMRPFVTVALTAAWIASACAQQTMVGANAAVSAQRDGAAMAATVRQQWPDGVVATQAHPGAWAYETGTLLDGMAAVGLATNDAAERAADLAYVKAAVDRWVRPDGSIETEPGKPFNPSLHTLDNLEPGRAVLFVWQQTHEERYRKAAAFLIAQFAAQPRNYFGGYWHKQVYPDQMWLDGAYMAEPFRAVYAKQFGPASELDDVAKQLLLMDEHMRAPGIPAGELLRHGWDASGAEGKQAQPWADPKTGLSAEVWARALGWYAMALVDTLPSFPANHPDRAKLIAVLQRVMTAVAAEQDAATGVWWDVLHRPGQAGNFREASATAMFVYASAKGVRLGYLPPHFSGNAERGWTGLETQFVTRANGRVTLHGTVKVSGLGGTPYRAGDYSYYVHEAVGDDDPKGVGAFLLAASEVGRLRTVTHSR; this is encoded by the coding sequence ATGAACAGAATGCGCCCATTCGTGACGGTTGCGCTTACTGCAGCGTGGATCGCGTCCGCGTGCGCGCAGCAGACCATGGTCGGAGCGAATGCTGCCGTGAGCGCACAACGGGACGGCGCGGCGATGGCGGCAACCGTGCGCCAGCAATGGCCGGACGGCGTGGTGGCCACCCAGGCGCATCCGGGTGCGTGGGCGTATGAGACGGGCACGCTGCTGGACGGGATGGCTGCGGTCGGTCTGGCAACGAACGATGCTGCAGAGCGTGCCGCGGACCTGGCCTATGTGAAGGCGGCGGTCGATCGGTGGGTGCGCCCCGATGGATCCATCGAAACCGAGCCCGGCAAGCCGTTCAATCCGTCATTGCACACCTTGGACAACCTGGAGCCCGGGCGAGCGGTGTTGTTTGTTTGGCAGCAGACACACGAGGAGCGGTACCGCAAAGCGGCGGCGTTCCTAATTGCGCAGTTTGCGGCGCAGCCGCGCAATTACTTCGGCGGGTACTGGCACAAGCAGGTGTACCCAGACCAGATGTGGCTGGACGGGGCGTACATGGCGGAACCGTTTCGCGCCGTCTATGCAAAGCAGTTCGGTCCGGCCAGCGAGCTCGACGACGTCGCCAAGCAGTTGCTGCTGATGGACGAGCATATGCGCGCGCCGGGTATTCCCGCGGGCGAGTTGCTGCGGCATGGGTGGGACGCGAGCGGCGCCGAAGGAAAGCAGGCGCAGCCCTGGGCCGATCCGAAGACCGGCTTGTCCGCAGAGGTTTGGGCGCGGGCGCTGGGCTGGTATGCGATGGCGTTGGTGGATACGCTGCCATCGTTCCCGGCAAACCATCCGGATCGGGCAAAGCTGATCGCAGTGCTGCAACGGGTGATGACCGCCGTGGCCGCCGAACAGGACGCTGCCACCGGTGTGTGGTGGGATGTACTGCACAGGCCGGGCCAGGCGGGCAACTTCCGTGAAGCGTCGGCAACAGCGATGTTTGTGTACGCCTCAGCGAAAGGTGTGCGGCTGGGGTACTTGCCGCCGCACTTCTCCGGGAACGCAGAGCGCGGGTGGACCGGACTTGAAACTCAGTTTGTTACGCGCGCAAACGGACGCGTAACCCTGCACGGCACCGTGAAGGTGAGCGGCCTGGGCGGCACACCGTACCGCGCAGGCGACTACAGCTACTACGTGCACGAAGCTGTCGGCGATGACGACCCAAAGGGCGTGGGAGCGTTTCTGCTGGCGGCCAGCGAGGTGGGTCGGCTCCGTACGGTGACGCACTCCAGGTAG
- a CDS encoding LacI family DNA-binding transcriptional regulator: MSTSPRPDASNRSDGVSRAEGAPLQARRAGRIKIQDVARLAQVSPSTVSGVLNEKSNVRPETRQRVLDVIAQLGYTPNIFASNLARRSTKLIGIIVSDLLNPFFAEIAAALDAEARKHGYETFLASTSFHPDKQCAAVRQMLALRVAGVAMMTSENDPEAFSLLKGSGTPAVYLDNNHSAPHIGTVRVDKRHGMFIAVQHLLELGHRKILLIKNSQQDSAEPPLLSHQERQIGFDEALHQYNPKEMDVHVIDEPGDPASAGMRAVERALKQYRFTAVVAINDLVALGAFRALQAAGLQIPQDVSVVGFDNTYLCDFLHPPLTTVATPRADLASNVVSMLLSYIRGDGAPPEPMLPAQMVLRQSTATPQAT, encoded by the coding sequence TTGTCTACGTCGCCTCGTCCCGATGCTTCGAACCGCAGTGATGGTGTTTCACGCGCGGAGGGCGCGCCGCTGCAGGCACGGAGAGCAGGACGCATCAAGATACAGGATGTGGCCCGGCTGGCGCAGGTGTCGCCCAGCACCGTTTCTGGCGTGTTGAACGAAAAGAGCAATGTGCGGCCGGAGACGCGGCAGCGCGTGCTGGATGTGATCGCGCAACTGGGGTACACGCCGAATATCTTCGCCAGCAACCTGGCGCGGCGATCGACCAAGCTGATCGGCATCATCGTTAGCGACCTGTTGAACCCGTTCTTCGCAGAAATTGCTGCGGCACTGGATGCTGAGGCCCGCAAGCATGGCTACGAAACGTTTCTGGCGTCGACCAGCTTTCACCCGGATAAGCAGTGCGCGGCGGTGCGCCAGATGCTGGCGCTGCGCGTGGCCGGCGTGGCCATGATGACGAGCGAAAACGATCCCGAGGCGTTCAGCCTGCTGAAGGGGAGTGGGACGCCCGCGGTGTACCTGGACAACAATCATTCCGCGCCGCACATCGGCACCGTTCGCGTGGACAAGCGGCACGGGATGTTTATCGCAGTGCAGCACTTGTTGGAGTTAGGCCACCGAAAGATCCTGCTCATCAAGAACTCGCAGCAGGACTCGGCCGAACCGCCGCTGCTGAGTCACCAGGAACGGCAGATCGGGTTTGATGAGGCACTTCACCAGTACAACCCGAAGGAGATGGACGTCCACGTGATCGACGAACCCGGCGATCCGGCGTCCGCGGGCATGCGCGCAGTAGAACGGGCGCTGAAGCAGTACCGGTTCACGGCGGTAGTCGCCATCAACGACCTGGTCGCACTGGGTGCATTCCGGGCGCTGCAGGCGGCGGGGTTGCAGATACCGCAGGATGTTTCCGTCGTTGGATTCGACAACACATATCTTTGCGACTTCCTTCACCCCCCACTCACCACGGTGGCAACACCCCGCGCAGACCTGGCCAGCAACGTGGTCTCGATGCTGCTGAGTTACATACGCGGCGACGGCGCGCCCCCAGAGCCGATGCTGCCCGCCCAGATGGTGCTGCGGCAGTCCACGGCGACGCCGCAGGCGACGTAG
- a CDS encoding glycoside hydrolase family 43 protein, with product MVARTICRTAVTLTALLVTSCGHAQRSRVSAAEQATYTNPILFSDYSDPDVVRDGKRYVLVASTFSFVPGLPILVSPDLVHWTILTHALQRVDLAPQYDMNDGDRYGGGVWAPAIRKHAGRFYIFFPTPEEGIFMVSAARLSGPWTKPVAVLAGPKLEDPCPFWDDDGKAYLVHSRTGAGPLILHRMSPDATHVLDAGKEIVNDPVHLKTLEGPKLYKRNGWYYIFAPFGGVSTGKQVTLRSRSIDGPYESQISLQQGTSNINGPHQGGWVTTPDGKDYFVHFQSRGAHGRIVHLEPMRWENDWPVMGTATIDPMAPRPGQPVQSAPVPVPVARAAKITVQTSDEFASTALGPQWEWNHNPVKDAWSLSEHRGYLRLHALPSASLFAARNTLTQQMQSESLVFTARLELTGLQPGTHAGLGIFEQKASGIEITDGGQASYRLAYFHVERAKRGTVTQLGDDAAAHVARHIQALLLRVTVRGDRVRYSFSADEGKSFQELGPETPIDFSWWKGARPALFAYSESDGSATPGYLDVDSVHVDPIP from the coding sequence ATGGTAGCGCGGACAATCTGCCGCACAGCGGTCACGCTCACCGCTCTGTTGGTGACGTCCTGTGGCCACGCGCAGAGATCTCGCGTAAGTGCGGCGGAGCAGGCGACGTACACAAACCCGATTCTCTTTTCGGACTACTCGGATCCTGACGTGGTTCGCGACGGCAAACGTTACGTCCTGGTCGCGTCCACGTTTTCGTTTGTGCCCGGGCTGCCCATTCTGGTATCGCCAGACCTGGTGCACTGGACGATACTGACGCATGCGTTACAGCGGGTTGATCTGGCGCCGCAGTACGACATGAACGATGGCGATCGGTATGGGGGAGGCGTGTGGGCGCCGGCGATTCGGAAGCATGCCGGGCGCTTCTACATCTTCTTTCCAACTCCGGAGGAAGGCATCTTCATGGTGAGCGCGGCGCGCCTTAGCGGGCCGTGGACGAAGCCCGTCGCGGTACTGGCCGGGCCGAAGCTGGAGGATCCGTGTCCGTTCTGGGATGACGACGGCAAGGCCTACCTGGTGCACTCGCGAACAGGCGCGGGGCCACTAATCTTGCACCGCATGTCGCCGGACGCAACGCACGTACTGGATGCCGGCAAGGAAATTGTGAATGACCCCGTACACCTGAAGACCCTGGAAGGCCCGAAGCTGTACAAGCGCAATGGTTGGTACTACATTTTTGCGCCGTTTGGTGGAGTGAGCACGGGCAAGCAGGTGACGTTGCGCTCGCGAAGCATTGATGGCCCTTACGAATCACAGATCTCCCTGCAACAAGGCACGAGCAACATCAACGGGCCGCACCAGGGTGGTTGGGTCACCACGCCGGATGGCAAAGACTACTTTGTGCACTTCCAGTCGCGTGGCGCACACGGGCGCATTGTGCACCTGGAGCCAATGCGGTGGGAGAACGACTGGCCGGTGATGGGAACGGCTACGATTGACCCGATGGCCCCGCGGCCGGGACAGCCGGTGCAGAGTGCTCCCGTGCCCGTGCCGGTCGCACGTGCAGCCAAGATCACGGTGCAGACTTCAGATGAGTTCGCGAGCACCGCACTTGGCCCGCAATGGGAGTGGAACCACAACCCGGTCAAGGATGCGTGGTCGCTCAGCGAGCATCGCGGATACTTACGGCTGCACGCCCTGCCCTCTGCGAGTTTGTTCGCTGCGCGCAACACGTTGACGCAGCAGATGCAGTCAGAATCGCTTGTGTTCACAGCCCGGCTGGAACTGACAGGACTGCAGCCGGGAACTCATGCCGGGTTGGGGATATTTGAGCAGAAGGCCAGTGGCATCGAGATAACCGACGGAGGCCAAGCGTCGTACCGCCTTGCCTACTTTCACGTGGAGCGGGCGAAGCGTGGGACGGTGACTCAGTTGGGCGACGACGCCGCTGCTCATGTCGCCCGGCATATCCAGGCGTTACTGCTGCGGGTGACGGTACGCGGAGATCGTGTTCGCTACAGCTTCAGCGCGGATGAGGGCAAGAGCTTCCAGGAGCTGGGGCCGGAGACCCCAATCGACTTCAGTTGGTGGAAGGGCGCGAGACCGGCTTTGTTTGCGTACAGCGAGTCGGACGGAAGTGCGACGCCGGGGTACCTGGATGTGGATTCGGTCCATGTGGACCCGATACCGTAA